A window of Lentibacillus sp. Marseille-P4043 contains these coding sequences:
- a CDS encoding sporulation histidine kinase inhibitor Sda, whose amino-acid sequence MEHLSNELLLESYRKANELNLSPDFLYLIEQEINRRSLTHKIKCSRNDSKNLLNTSIR is encoded by the coding sequence ATGGAGCATTTGTCAAATGAATTGTTGTTAGAATCATATCGTAAAGCAAATGAATTAAATCTAAGCCCTGATTTTCTTTACCTTATTGAACAGGAAATAAACAGAAGGTCATTAACACATAAAATAAAGTGTTCCAGAAACGATTCGAAAAACTTGCTTAATACTTCAATCCGCTAG
- a CDS encoding YqeG family HAD IIIA-type phosphatase: protein MLKKFLPNEHVKSIFDIHPAALKQKGIRGIITDLDNTLVAWDVKDATPEIVQWFKLMKEHDIKVTIISNNKEERVKVFSEPLGTPFVFSARKPLGHAFKSAAKQMKLKKEEIVVVGDQLLTDVLGGNFAGFYTILVVPIVQTDGKMTRINRKIERQILSYMRKKGKITWEE from the coding sequence TTGTTAAAGAAGTTTTTACCGAATGAGCATGTTAAAAGTATTTTTGATATTCACCCTGCTGCATTAAAGCAAAAGGGTATTCGAGGAATTATAACCGATTTGGATAATACGCTTGTTGCGTGGGATGTAAAAGATGCAACACCGGAAATTGTCCAATGGTTTAAGTTAATGAAAGAACATGATATTAAAGTAACGATTATTTCGAATAATAAAGAAGAACGTGTTAAAGTTTTTTCAGAACCTCTAGGTACACCATTTGTTTTTAGTGCAAGAAAACCACTAGGGCACGCGTTCAAATCTGCCGCGAAACAAATGAAGTTAAAAAAGGAAGAAATTGTAGTTGTCGGCGATCAATTACTAACAGATGTTCTCGGCGGAAATTTCGCGGGATTTTATACGATATTGGTTGTTCCAATTGTACAAACCGATGGAAAAATGACTAGAATCAATCGAAAAATAGAACGGCAAATTTTAAGCTACATGCGGAAAAAAGGAAAAATTACCTGGGAGGAATAA